A portion of the Oscillospiraceae bacterium genome contains these proteins:
- a CDS encoding ABC transporter ATP-binding protein/permease, with product MTKIFKQLARHWAVCLVVFALLFVQAYCDLSLPDYTSKIVDTGIQQGGIESPLPATVRQSTLDALSLLMREEDAAAFQNAYTADGDVLRLRTDLTADERTALEDAVTTPDIVLYLAATQAANTPAGQTGMGMTGLADLQASGADRNTDTETETAAPTAEDLDTVCGQFAAMSQMPGFSRDAVQQQLTGAIGQLDDTVVENLKSQALLLVGLEYEAQGIAHAVQMHYLYKVGGQMLALTLLMVAVSIAVGFLASRVSAAIGRDLRRETFSSVIHFSNAEIENFSTASLITRTTNDIQQVQFVCVMLLRMVAYAPILGIGGVLHVIGSSSGLSWIVVLDVALLLLLILFLMNVAMPKFKIMQTLVDRLNLVSRELLTGIMPVRAFSREAFEEARFDKANKDLMGTQLFTNRAMVAMMPFMTLIMNGTSLLIVWFGGKAMDNGTMQVGEMIAFITYTMQIVMSFLMLAMVAVMLPRAGVAADRIDEVIRTKATIHDPDEADAKAAKEHKNWQGVVEFHDVSFRFPGADSDALEHISFTAKPGETTAIIGSTGCGKSTLLNLIPRFYDVTGGSVTVDGIDVRQMPQAQLHDLLGYVPQKGVLFSGTIDSNLKFGGDHITDAAVKKAAAIAQATEFIDAKPEGYASPIAQGGSNVSGGQKQRLSIARAIAKDPKIYLFDDSFSALDYKTDVALRRALKAQTDNATVIIVAQRISTVLHANQILVLDEGRLVGKGTHAQLMTSCPEYQEIARSQLSQKELDLGILNTEKEGV from the coding sequence ATGACAAAGATCTTTAAGCAGCTGGCCCGTCACTGGGCCGTCTGCCTCGTGGTGTTCGCACTGCTGTTCGTGCAGGCGTACTGCGATCTGTCGCTGCCGGACTACACCAGCAAGATCGTGGACACCGGCATCCAGCAGGGCGGCATCGAAAGCCCCCTGCCTGCCACTGTGCGGCAGAGCACCCTGGATGCCCTCTCGCTGCTGATGCGCGAGGAGGACGCCGCTGCCTTCCAGAACGCCTACACCGCCGACGGCGATGTGCTGCGCCTGCGCACCGACCTGACCGCCGACGAGCGCACTGCGCTGGAAGATGCCGTGACCACGCCGGATATCGTGCTGTATCTGGCGGCCACCCAGGCAGCCAACACCCCCGCCGGGCAGACCGGCATGGGCATGACCGGCCTTGCGGACCTGCAGGCCTCCGGTGCCGACCGCAACACCGACACGGAAACCGAGACTGCGGCCCCCACGGCGGAGGATCTGGACACCGTGTGCGGCCAGTTTGCCGCCATGAGCCAGATGCCCGGCTTCAGCCGCGACGCCGTGCAGCAGCAGCTGACCGGTGCCATCGGCCAGCTGGACGACACCGTGGTGGAGAACCTGAAGAGCCAGGCTCTGCTGCTGGTGGGGCTGGAATACGAGGCCCAGGGCATTGCCCACGCTGTGCAGATGCACTATTTATATAAGGTAGGCGGCCAGATGCTGGCGCTGACCCTGCTGATGGTGGCCGTGTCCATCGCGGTGGGCTTCCTGGCCTCCCGGGTGTCCGCCGCCATCGGCCGCGACCTGCGCCGCGAGACCTTCTCCAGCGTCATCCACTTCTCCAATGCGGAGATTGAGAACTTCTCCACCGCGTCCCTCATCACCCGCACCACCAACGACATCCAGCAGGTGCAGTTCGTCTGCGTCATGCTGCTGCGCATGGTGGCCTATGCGCCCATTCTGGGCATCGGCGGTGTGCTGCACGTCATCGGCAGCTCTTCGGGCCTTTCCTGGATCGTGGTGCTGGACGTGGCTTTGCTGCTGCTGCTCATCCTCTTCCTGATGAACGTGGCCATGCCCAAGTTCAAGATCATGCAGACGCTGGTGGACCGGCTGAACCTCGTCAGCCGCGAGCTCCTCACCGGCATCATGCCGGTGCGTGCCTTCAGCCGGGAAGCCTTTGAGGAGGCTCGTTTCGACAAGGCCAACAAGGACCTGATGGGCACCCAGCTGTTCACCAACCGCGCCATGGTGGCCATGATGCCCTTTATGACCCTGATCATGAACGGCACCAGCCTGCTCATCGTGTGGTTTGGCGGCAAGGCCATGGACAACGGCACCATGCAGGTGGGCGAGATGATCGCCTTCATCACCTACACCATGCAGATCGTCATGTCCTTCCTGATGCTGGCCATGGTGGCCGTCATGCTGCCCCGTGCCGGTGTGGCCGCAGACCGCATCGACGAGGTCATCCGCACCAAGGCCACCATCCACGACCCGGACGAAGCCGACGCCAAGGCCGCAAAGGAACACAAGAACTGGCAGGGCGTGGTGGAGTTCCACGACGTGAGCTTCCGCTTCCCCGGTGCCGACAGCGACGCGCTGGAGCACATCAGCTTTACCGCAAAGCCCGGCGAGACCACTGCCATCATCGGCTCCACCGGCTGCGGCAAGAGCACCCTGCTGAACCTGATCCCCCGCTTCTACGACGTGACCGGCGGCAGCGTGACCGTGGACGGCATCGACGTGCGCCAGATGCCCCAGGCACAGCTGCACGACCTGCTGGGCTATGTGCCCCAGAAGGGGGTGCTGTTCAGCGGCACCATCGACAGCAACCTGAAGTTCGGCGGGGACCACATCACCGACGCCGCCGTGAAAAAGGCCGCTGCCATCGCACAGGCCACCGAGTTCATCGACGCAAAGCCGGAGGGCTACGCAAGCCCCATCGCCCAGGGCGGTTCCAACGTGTCCGGCGGCCAGAAGCAGCGCCTGTCCATCGCCCGTGCCATTGCCAAGGACCCGAAAATTTATCTGTTCGACGACAGTTTCTCGGCCCTGGACTACAAGACCGACGTGGCCCTGCGCCGCGCCCTGAAGGCCCAGACCGACAACGCCACCGTCATCATCGTGGCACAGCGCATCTCCACCGTGCTGCACGCAAACCAGATCCTGGTGCTGGACGAGGGCCGTCTGGTGGGCAAGGGCACCCATGCCCAGCTCATGACCAGCTGCCCGGAGTATCAGGAGATCGCCCGCAGCCAGCTGAGCCAGAAAGAGCTTGACCTGGGCATTCTGAATACGGAAAAGGAGGGTGTGTGA
- a CDS encoding ABC transporter ATP-binding protein/permease yields the protein MPRPGRMTTERAKDFKGTLRQLLQTMSHYKLPLITAIVFAILSTIFNIAGPKVLAKATTALATGWVAKLRGTGSIDFVYIGRVLLFLLGMYLLSSAFSFIQGWLMTGLSQKVCYDFRRRISEKINRLPLAYFEKRTVGEVLSRITNDVDTLGQSLNQSITQLITSITTMIGVLIMMLSISPRMTLIAILILPVSLALVLVVVRFSQKYFKAQQATLGVVNGQVEEVYAGHNVVKAFNREAVVLADFNAANDKLYESAWKSQFLSGLMMPIMNFVGNLGYVAVAIVGSIFAANGTITIGDIQAFIQYVKNFTQPIQQLSQVSNMLQSMAAAAERVFEFLNEPEEDQTADPARRADPACIDGQVTFDHVKFGYTPDKTIIHDFSCTVKPGQKVAIVGPTGAGKTTMVKLLMRFYDVDAGAITLNGHDVRDFDRSALREGFGMVLQDTWLFKGTILENIRYGRLDATDEEVIAAAKAANADHFIRTLPGGYQMELNEDASNVSQGQKQLLTIARTILADNRILILDEATSSVDTRTEQRIQTAMDRLMEGRTSFVIAHRLSTIKDADLILVMRDGDIVEQGTHDQLLAAGGFYADLYNSQFEDVVE from the coding sequence ATGCCAAGACCCGGACGCATGACCACCGAGCGCGCCAAGGACTTCAAGGGCACGCTGCGGCAGCTTCTCCAGACCATGAGCCACTACAAACTGCCGCTCATCACGGCCATTGTCTTTGCCATTCTGTCCACCATCTTCAACATTGCCGGCCCCAAGGTGCTGGCCAAAGCCACCACGGCCCTTGCCACCGGCTGGGTCGCCAAGCTGCGGGGCACCGGCAGCATCGACTTTGTGTATATTGGCCGGGTACTGCTGTTTTTGCTGGGGATGTACCTGCTGAGCAGCGCCTTCAGCTTTATCCAGGGCTGGCTGATGACCGGCCTTTCCCAGAAAGTCTGCTACGACTTCCGCCGCCGGATCAGCGAAAAGATCAACCGCCTGCCCCTGGCCTACTTTGAAAAGCGCACCGTGGGCGAGGTGCTGTCCCGCATCACCAACGATGTGGACACCCTGGGCCAGAGCCTGAACCAGAGCATCACCCAGCTCATCACCAGCATCACCACCATGATCGGCGTGCTGATCATGATGCTGTCCATCAGCCCCAGGATGACCCTGATCGCCATCCTGATTTTGCCGGTGTCGCTGGCACTGGTGCTGGTGGTGGTCAGGTTCAGCCAGAAATATTTTAAGGCCCAGCAGGCCACCCTGGGCGTGGTGAACGGCCAGGTAGAAGAGGTCTACGCCGGCCACAACGTGGTCAAGGCCTTCAACCGGGAGGCCGTGGTGCTGGCAGACTTCAACGCCGCCAACGACAAGCTGTACGAATCCGCCTGGAAGAGCCAGTTCCTCTCGGGCCTGATGATGCCCATCATGAACTTTGTGGGCAACCTGGGCTATGTGGCGGTGGCCATCGTTGGCAGCATCTTTGCCGCCAACGGCACCATCACCATCGGCGACATCCAGGCCTTTATCCAGTACGTCAAGAACTTCACCCAGCCCATCCAGCAGCTGTCGCAGGTGTCCAACATGCTGCAGAGCATGGCCGCTGCCGCCGAGCGGGTGTTCGAGTTCCTGAACGAGCCGGAAGAGGACCAGACCGCCGACCCGGCCCGCCGGGCAGACCCCGCCTGCATCGACGGTCAGGTGACCTTCGACCACGTCAAATTCGGCTACACCCCGGACAAGACCATCATCCACGACTTCAGCTGTACGGTGAAGCCCGGCCAGAAGGTGGCCATCGTCGGCCCCACCGGCGCGGGCAAGACCACCATGGTCAAGCTGCTCATGCGCTTCTACGATGTGGACGCCGGTGCCATCACCCTGAACGGCCACGACGTGCGCGACTTTGACCGCAGCGCTCTGCGCGAGGGCTTCGGCATGGTGCTGCAGGACACCTGGCTGTTCAAGGGCACCATCCTGGAGAACATCCGCTACGGCCGCCTGGACGCCACCGACGAGGAGGTCATTGCCGCCGCCAAGGCTGCCAACGCCGACCACTTCATCCGCACCCTGCCCGGCGGCTACCAGATGGAGCTGAACGAGGACGCCTCCAACGTGAGCCAGGGCCAGAAGCAGCTGCTGACCATCGCCCGCACCATTCTGGCCGACAACCGCATCCTGATTCTGGATGAGGCCACCAGCAGTGTGGACACCCGCACCGAGCAGCGCATCCAGACCGCCATGGACCGCCTGATGGAGGGCCGCACCAGCTTTGTCATCGCCCACCGCCTGTCCACCATCAAGGACGCCGACCTCATCCTTGTGATGCGGGACGGCGACATCGTGGAACAGGGCACCCACGACCAGCTGCTGGCCGCCGGCGGCTTCTACGCCGACCTGTACAACAGCCAGTTCGAGGACGTGGTGGAGTAA
- a CDS encoding LysR family transcriptional regulator, protein MNQSALEGFVKIVELNSYSAAAEALYLSQSALSQQIRTLEGQLGVELFQHVPRKVLLTPAGQDFYPKAKQLVALYNDAVRHARAVQHRADPPARHLEIAYHHDAMRMFGYDLLALTRELSLTYSPILHGCATRSELWRSLKKGETDLSFQLDSAEIYAQGLRFFPLCYVPEVCIFFYAEEEIPQGPLRLAQVLPYRWLPIREMYQTLYETELLQEGARRGAGIIPPGTLRSAPYGGPSLKMVPLLYYRRPDLRFARLLDWNKGHRFGIVAGQKADDPVVRGYVQALQQAFPALIGPLFGVELEKIEV, encoded by the coding sequence ATGAACCAGAGCGCATTGGAAGGTTTTGTCAAAATCGTAGAGCTCAACAGCTATTCGGCGGCGGCCGAGGCGCTGTATCTGTCGCAGTCGGCCCTGTCGCAGCAGATCCGCACGCTGGAAGGCCAGCTGGGGGTGGAGCTGTTCCAGCATGTGCCCCGCAAGGTGCTGCTGACCCCGGCGGGACAGGATTTTTACCCCAAGGCAAAGCAGCTGGTGGCCCTGTACAACGATGCCGTGCGCCATGCGCGGGCCGTACAGCACAGGGCCGACCCTCCGGCCCGGCATCTGGAGATCGCCTACCACCACGACGCCATGCGGATGTTCGGCTACGATCTGCTGGCCCTGACGCGGGAGCTGAGCCTGACCTATTCGCCCATCCTGCACGGCTGTGCCACCCGCAGTGAGCTGTGGCGCAGCCTGAAAAAAGGGGAGACGGACCTGTCCTTCCAGCTGGACAGCGCCGAGATCTACGCCCAGGGGCTGCGGTTCTTCCCGCTGTGCTATGTGCCGGAGGTCTGCATCTTCTTTTATGCAGAAGAGGAGATCCCGCAGGGGCCGCTGCGCCTTGCACAGGTGCTGCCCTACCGGTGGCTGCCCATCCGGGAGATGTACCAGACCCTCTATGAGACCGAACTGCTGCAGGAGGGCGCGCGCCGCGGGGCCGGCATCATCCCGCCGGGCACCCTCCGGAGCGCTCCTTACGGCGGCCCCTCGCTGAAGATGGTGCCCCTGCTGTACTACCGCCGCCCGGACCTGCGCTTTGCGCGCCTGCTGGATTGGAACAAGGGCCACCGCTTTGGCATCGTGGCGGGGCAGAAAGCAGACGACCCGGTGGTGCGGGGCTATGTGCAGGCGTTGCAGCAGGCCTTTCCGGCGCTGATCGGCCCGCTGTTCGGGGTGGAGCTGGAAAAAATAGAGGTGTGA
- a CDS encoding FAD-binding protein — protein MNKISRKGFLKIAAAAAMSGVTAGALSACNAASGSTASSAASSEAASTAAALTYTPGTYEATAKGIQSDVKVSVTFSKDKIEDIVIDVSGETKGIGADIGDKMKENILSAQTCSVDGVSGATITSNAVKTAVADCMSQASGTTVTVSVDVEANEEPDVITVTSQEDADAVVVGCGAAGIMAALELQAAGVKTILLEKGSSCGVSNGSVAGGPALAETRVQAAENATVSVETLFNCEYGFSKGTVNGALLHKCVSAGERVVSNFMDNGVNMGLRRDAYGMGFRARHNFADLQGTQVKGTDRFQPLVDKFTADGGVFEVCREAVKPVMDGDKVVGVIAKDTENKTYIQYNAKAVLIATGGYAGNQDRLHEHFGNINVWPLCNELSDGKGYDIVIEAGGIADRNWALCCNEFGGVNGKMEERGRSMVRSNDTLRFAIYGGLMVDPNGDRFMNEQYLADRPLALGGEMSLRVGKYYAVVDQTMYEECRDKGVLAYFGNPADWYVGSTGYTEELLPNLDEHMDIAIQRGWAVKGSLADCAKAFGLTDLEQTVADYNAACAAGKDEQFYKNSYLLRELTGDTFYVIEYEPSIWGTFGGVKTDSYARAVNAEQQPIQGLYVAGVDNGSIYASPYYENEGAALGTAYTSGIVAADCMISDLKNA, from the coding sequence ATGAACAAGATCTCCCGTAAAGGCTTTCTGAAGATCGCCGCTGCCGCCGCCATGAGCGGTGTCACCGCCGGTGCCCTGTCCGCCTGCAACGCTGCTTCCGGCTCCACCGCCTCCAGCGCTGCTTCCAGCGAGGCTGCCAGCACCGCTGCTGCCCTCACCTACACCCCCGGCACCTACGAGGCTACCGCCAAGGGCATCCAGTCCGACGTCAAGGTCAGCGTGACCTTCAGCAAGGACAAGATCGAGGACATCGTCATCGACGTGTCCGGCGAGACCAAGGGCATCGGTGCCGACATCGGCGACAAGATGAAGGAGAACATCCTGAGCGCCCAGACCTGCAGCGTGGACGGCGTGTCCGGTGCCACCATCACCTCCAATGCCGTCAAGACCGCTGTGGCCGACTGCATGTCCCAGGCTTCCGGCACCACCGTGACCGTGTCTGTGGACGTGGAGGCCAACGAGGAGCCCGACGTGATCACCGTCACCTCTCAGGAAGATGCCGACGCTGTGGTCGTGGGCTGCGGCGCTGCCGGCATCATGGCCGCTCTGGAGCTGCAGGCTGCCGGTGTCAAGACCATCCTGCTGGAAAAGGGCAGCTCCTGCGGCGTGTCCAACGGCTCTGTGGCCGGTGGTCCCGCTCTGGCCGAGACCCGCGTGCAGGCTGCCGAGAACGCCACCGTCTCCGTGGAGACCCTGTTCAACTGCGAGTACGGCTTCTCCAAGGGCACTGTGAACGGCGCTCTACTGCACAAGTGCGTCAGCGCCGGTGAGCGCGTGGTGTCCAACTTCATGGACAACGGCGTCAACATGGGCCTGCGCCGCGACGCTTACGGCATGGGCTTCCGCGCACGCCACAACTTTGCCGACCTGCAGGGCACTCAGGTCAAGGGCACCGACCGCTTCCAGCCGCTGGTGGACAAGTTCACCGCCGACGGCGGCGTGTTCGAGGTCTGCCGCGAGGCCGTCAAGCCCGTGATGGACGGCGACAAGGTGGTGGGCGTCATCGCAAAGGACACCGAGAACAAGACCTACATCCAGTACAACGCCAAGGCTGTGCTGATCGCCACCGGCGGCTATGCCGGCAACCAGGACCGCCTGCACGAGCACTTTGGCAACATCAACGTCTGGCCCCTGTGCAACGAGCTGTCGGACGGCAAGGGCTACGACATCGTCATCGAGGCCGGCGGCATCGCCGACCGCAACTGGGCCCTGTGCTGCAACGAGTTTGGCGGCGTGAACGGCAAGATGGAAGAGCGCGGCCGCTCCATGGTGCGCTCCAACGACACCCTGCGCTTTGCCATCTACGGCGGCCTGATGGTGGACCCCAACGGCGACCGCTTCATGAACGAGCAGTACCTGGCCGACCGTCCGCTGGCTCTGGGCGGCGAGATGTCCCTGCGCGTGGGCAAGTACTACGCCGTGGTGGACCAGACCATGTACGAGGAGTGCCGCGACAAGGGCGTTCTGGCCTACTTCGGCAACCCGGCCGACTGGTACGTCGGTTCCACCGGCTACACCGAGGAGCTGCTGCCCAACCTGGACGAGCACATGGACATTGCCATCCAGCGCGGCTGGGCCGTCAAGGGCAGCCTGGCCGACTGCGCCAAGGCTTTCGGCCTGACCGACCTGGAGCAGACCGTGGCCGACTACAACGCCGCCTGCGCCGCCGGTAAGGACGAGCAGTTCTACAAGAACAGCTACCTGCTGCGTGAGCTGACCGGCGACACCTTCTACGTCATCGAGTACGAGCCCTCCATCTGGGGCACCTTCGGCGGCGTCAAGACCGACTCCTACGCCCGTGCCGTCAACGCCGAGCAGCAGCCCATCCAGGGCCTGTATGTGGCCGGTGTGGACAACGGCTCCATCTACGCTTCTCCCTACTACGAGAACGAGGGCGCCGCTCTGGGCACTGCCTACACCAGCGGCATCGTGGCTGCTGACTGCATGATCAGCGACCTGAAGAACGCCTGA
- a CDS encoding MoxR family ATPase, with translation MSELLETLRQEGVDPALLSAVEEYRAAHPLDAALRPRIPAPAFTYYGKEVWEQALAALLCGENLLLAGGKATGKNVLAENLSAAFGRPAWDISFHVNMDAASLIGMDTFADGRVEFRPGPVYRCAQCGGFGVLDEINMAKNEALAVLHAVLDFRRAIDVPGYDRIPLAEETRFIATMNYGYAGTRELNEALTSRFVVIQMPTITQDNLEKLLRAQFPDLAAKYAHQFALLFLDLQKKCDSAEISTKALDLRGMLDALRLIRRGIPAGAALDMGITNKAFDSYEQGLIRDVIAARIPAKLDAAKLFA, from the coding sequence ATGTCTGAACTTCTTGAGACGCTGCGGCAGGAGGGCGTGGACCCGGCCCTGCTTTCTGCGGTAGAGGAATATCGTGCCGCCCATCCGCTGGACGCTGCGCTGCGGCCCCGCATCCCGGCCCCGGCCTTTACCTACTACGGCAAAGAGGTGTGGGAGCAGGCGCTGGCCGCCCTGCTCTGCGGCGAAAACCTGCTGCTGGCAGGCGGCAAGGCCACCGGAAAGAACGTGCTGGCCGAGAACCTCTCCGCCGCCTTCGGCCGCCCCGCGTGGGACATCTCGTTCCATGTGAACATGGACGCGGCCTCCCTCATCGGCATGGACACCTTTGCCGACGGGCGGGTGGAGTTCCGCCCCGGGCCGGTGTACCGCTGCGCCCAGTGCGGCGGCTTTGGCGTGCTGGACGAGATCAACATGGCCAAGAACGAAGCGCTGGCCGTGCTGCACGCAGTGCTGGACTTCCGCCGCGCCATTGACGTGCCCGGCTACGACCGCATCCCGCTGGCCGAGGAGACCCGCTTCATCGCCACCATGAACTACGGCTACGCCGGTACCCGGGAGCTGAACGAGGCCCTGACCTCCCGCTTCGTGGTCATCCAGATGCCCACCATCACCCAGGACAACCTGGAAAAGCTGCTGCGGGCACAGTTCCCGGATCTTGCTGCGAAGTACGCCCACCAGTTCGCCCTGCTGTTCCTCGACTTGCAGAAAAAGTGCGACAGTGCGGAAATTTCCACCAAGGCACTGGACCTGCGCGGCATGCTGGACGCGCTGCGCCTGATCCGCCGCGGCATCCCCGCAGGGGCCGCGCTGGACATGGGCATCACCAACAAGGCCTTTGACAGCTACGAGCAGGGCCTGATCCGCGACGTGATCGCGGCCCGCATCCCGGCCAAACTGGATGCGGCCAAGCTGTTTGCCTGA
- a CDS encoding amidohydrolase family protein → MKRAYINGILLDGTQQMEPQAHKVLLCEDGVITAVADEGTDLDGYEVIDLHGGYAMPGLINLHVHLAGNGKPSAKPRDNAALVRKILSNGLTRAVAYRMVCSYAKLELLGGVTTIRTVGGIADFDTRCRDDAQAGKILAPRILAANEGISVPGGHMAGSVAVAAHNNGEALTQLTKVSTQRVDLVKLMITGGVLDAAEKGTPGELKMPPEMVKAVCDQAHAMGYPVAAHTESPEGVKVALENGVDSIEHGAKMDEETVKLYKEHGAFLCTTISPALPYALFDTAVSGASEKDQYNGRIVFDGIVESAKTALANGIPVGLGNDVGCPYITQYDFWRELCYFHKYCGVSNQFALYTATLRNARLAGVGDVTGSLEVGKSEDLIVTRQNPLDDLRALQHLELVACRGRVVKKPAPKRSQTVDKLLDPYLE, encoded by the coding sequence ATGAAGCGGGCATATATCAATGGCATTCTGCTGGACGGCACCCAGCAGATGGAGCCGCAGGCACACAAGGTGCTGCTGTGCGAGGACGGCGTCATCACCGCCGTTGCGGACGAGGGCACCGACCTGGACGGCTATGAGGTCATCGACCTCCACGGCGGCTATGCGATGCCGGGCCTCATCAACCTGCATGTGCATCTGGCCGGCAACGGCAAGCCCAGCGCAAAGCCGCGGGACAATGCGGCGCTGGTGCGTAAAATTCTGAGCAACGGCCTGACCCGCGCGGTGGCCTACCGCATGGTGTGCAGCTATGCAAAGCTGGAGCTGCTGGGCGGCGTGACCACCATCCGCACCGTGGGCGGCATCGCGGATTTTGACACCCGCTGCCGGGACGATGCCCAGGCCGGGAAGATCCTGGCCCCGCGCATTCTGGCCGCCAACGAGGGCATCTCGGTGCCGGGCGGCCACATGGCAGGCTCGGTGGCCGTGGCGGCCCACAACAACGGCGAGGCCCTGACCCAGCTCACCAAGGTCAGCACCCAGCGGGTGGACCTTGTCAAACTGATGATCACCGGCGGCGTGCTGGATGCCGCCGAAAAGGGCACCCCCGGCGAGCTGAAGATGCCGCCGGAGATGGTAAAGGCCGTGTGCGATCAGGCCCACGCCATGGGCTATCCCGTGGCGGCCCACACCGAATCGCCCGAAGGGGTGAAGGTTGCGCTGGAAAACGGCGTGGACTCCATCGAGCACGGCGCAAAAATGGACGAAGAAACGGTAAAACTGTACAAGGAGCACGGCGCGTTCCTGTGCACCACCATTTCCCCGGCGCTGCCGTATGCGCTGTTTGACACGGCAGTGTCCGGTGCGTCGGAAAAAGACCAGTACAACGGCAGGATCGTGTTTGACGGCATCGTGGAAAGCGCCAAAACGGCGCTGGCCAACGGCATCCCGGTGGGCCTTGGCAACGACGTGGGCTGCCCTTACATCACCCAGTACGACTTCTGGCGGGAGCTGTGCTACTTCCACAAGTATTGCGGCGTGAGCAACCAGTTTGCCCTGTACACCGCCACCCTGCGCAACGCCCGGCTGGCCGGGGTAGGGGACGTGACCGGCTCGCTGGAAGTGGGCAAGAGCGAGGACCTCATCGTCACCCGTCAGAACCCGCTGGATGACCTGCGGGCGCTGCAGCATCTGGAGCTGGTGGCCTGCCGGGGCCGCGTGGTGAAAAAGCCCGCGCCCAAGCGCAGCCAGACCGTGGACAAGCTGCTGGACCCCTATCTGGAATAA
- a CDS encoding rhomboid family intramembrane serine protease: protein MILTFFLLSLLVLFLDDWTGGWTTMHLFCVYRSSLKDPLFYIRLFGHVLGHAGWEHFLNNMLLLLVVGPPMEEKYGSKALLGGIVFTALVTGVLQCVLFPRTGLLGASGIVFMLIMLSSLAGFSGGIPVTMLLVAALYFGQQVYDIILVHDNVANFMHIVGGLCGTGFGYYFALPRRKRRR from the coding sequence GTGATCCTCACCTTTTTTCTGCTGTCGCTTCTGGTGCTGTTCCTCGACGACTGGACCGGCGGCTGGACCACCATGCACCTGTTCTGCGTCTACCGCTCGTCGCTCAAGGACCCGCTGTTCTACATCCGGCTGTTTGGCCATGTGCTGGGCCACGCCGGGTGGGAGCACTTTTTGAACAACATGCTGCTGCTGCTGGTGGTGGGCCCGCCCATGGAGGAAAAATACGGCAGCAAGGCCCTGCTGGGCGGCATCGTGTTCACGGCGCTGGTCACCGGCGTGCTGCAATGCGTGCTGTTCCCCCGCACCGGGCTGCTGGGGGCGTCGGGCATCGTGTTCATGCTCATCATGCTGTCGTCGCTGGCGGGCTTTTCCGGCGGCATCCCGGTCACCATGCTGCTGGTAGCGGCGCTGTACTTCGGCCAGCAGGTGTACGACATCATCCTCGTGCACGACAACGTGGCCAACTTCATGCACATCGTGGGCGGGCTGTGCGGCACGGGCTTCGGCTACTATTTCGCGCTGCCCCGCCGCAAACGCCGCCGCTGA
- a CDS encoding CYTH domain-containing protein — protein sequence MEIERKWMVTGWPEGLPMEEEFAMRQGYISVRPTVRIREEALAGGKTDYVLCFKSEGGLAREEIERSIDKELFEELEHKIIGKPLIPKTRRTYRLPDGSALEVNHVDAGRPTAFWYAEVEYPTVEAANAWQPAAWGLGAYLDQEVTGQPGQSMGAYWLQTRG from the coding sequence ATGGAGATCGAACGCAAATGGATGGTGACCGGCTGGCCGGAGGGCCTGCCCATGGAGGAAGAATTTGCCATGCGGCAGGGCTACATCAGTGTGCGGCCCACGGTGCGCATCCGGGAGGAAGCCCTTGCGGGCGGCAAGACCGACTATGTGCTCTGCTTCAAGAGCGAGGGCGGCCTTGCCCGGGAGGAGATCGAGCGCAGCATCGACAAAGAACTGTTTGAGGAGTTGGAACACAAGATCATCGGCAAACCCCTCATCCCCAAGACCCGCCGCACCTACCGCCTGCCGGACGGCAGCGCGCTGGAAGTGAACCATGTGGACGCAGGCCGGCCTACCGCGTTCTGGTATGCGGAGGTGGAGTACCCCACCGTGGAGGCCGCCAACGCCTGGCAGCCTGCCGCCTGGGGCCTGGGGGCCTACCTGGACCAGGAAGTCACCGGCCAGCCCGGCCAGAGCATGGGGGCCTACTGGCTGCAGACCCGCGGCTGA